One Pseudoclavibacter endophyticus DNA window includes the following coding sequences:
- a CDS encoding peptidoglycan DD-metalloendopeptidase family protein, with the protein MTRSHIARLLALGLAAAAAITAGVGAGPASHPVSASTASTVPAADSIDVDAREGDWSWPVAPPHPVTRPFEVTGPYSPGHRGIDLGVQPAAAVAAPASGVVRFAGVVVDRPVLSIAHDDGTISSFEPVEATVAIGERVERGQIVGHLSSSIRHAPQGGLHLGARVDGAYLNPLFLLGALAPAVLLPLGDRTDAGRVALEVGRPAGFHARSQHSRRPQTT; encoded by the coding sequence ATGACGCGCTCGCACATCGCCCGACTCCTCGCCCTCGGTCTCGCAGCCGCGGCGGCGATCACCGCCGGCGTCGGCGCCGGCCCGGCATCGCATCCCGTTTCGGCGAGCACCGCGAGCACGGTGCCCGCCGCGGACTCGATCGATGTCGATGCTCGTGAGGGCGACTGGTCGTGGCCGGTCGCTCCCCCACACCCGGTGACGCGACCGTTCGAGGTGACCGGCCCCTACTCCCCCGGCCACCGCGGCATCGATCTCGGCGTGCAGCCGGCGGCTGCCGTCGCGGCGCCCGCTTCGGGCGTGGTCCGATTCGCGGGGGTCGTCGTCGATCGTCCGGTCCTCTCGATCGCTCACGACGACGGCACGATCTCGAGCTTTGAGCCGGTCGAGGCCACGGTCGCCATCGGCGAACGGGTCGAGCGGGGCCAGATCGTCGGGCACCTCAGTAGCTCGATCAGGCACGCCCCGCAGGGAGGCCTCCACCTCGGGGCACGCGTCGACGGCGCGTACCTCAATCCCCTGTTCCTGCTGGGCGCCCTCGCCCCAGCGGTGCTGCTTCCCCTCGGCGACCGCACCGACGCGGGCCGCGTTGCGCTCGAGGTCGGACGGCCTGCCGGGTTCCATGCGCGGTCGCAGCACTCCCGGAGGCCGCAGACGACGTGA